The genomic interval ATGACCTTGGAGTCAACAATTTTGTCTgtaatttgtttgttttgtgcCTTTTATCGTTTACatttccttttcaaaattcacAAATAGCTAGGGTACAATTACCCTGTGTGAATTACCAATATTCGCTGGATAATTatacatactgaaataaataaagcACCCTATACTAGTAaacactttttctatttttacacaTCCTAAATTTAATATATGATTCTTTTGAAAACAAATCTGTGGGAATcctctctatattttttattttgtctgtATATGCTTAAGAAAACCCATtcacattacaaaaaataaagCTTCACACCACATTTTCAACTAAAAAGATCAATCTTGTTGCACAGTTTTAGCTGCACCCATTTTTTAGCATTTTAAGCAAAGCCCATCATCAAATCTTTTCCTGATGGATCCATTAAAGAATCAATCAATTCCAGAAGTTCTTTCATTTTTGAAGGAAAAACACTCAGTTTATGAAAAGGACTTCTCTTTAGTGCAAAGGCTTTTAATGGATTAATGTGACAGAAAATTTAAGAATTAGTTAGAAAATGTGAggggaaaaaatgagaaagaaaaaagaagaattgaagaaagataattagagataataGCAGAGCATGATAAGGACTATAAGGagaaattcaattttctatatgaGAGGATTAATAAGATAAAGAATGAGAAACCTAAAAAAAGGGGCTTAGTATTAGAAGAAACTCAATGAGTTGATAGGTATACTTGAAGCTACGGGGAAAAAAGATGATTTTCATGTGGTGCAGTTTAAAACAATTGAAGAATGCAGTGGTAAAAGACCAAGAAATGAATGTATTATTTGAGTcacttttttgttttattttttatttttctccttacAGCTTGTTTTGATACTTGTTAGGTATCATTTATTAATTGTAATGAAGAAAAGgatatgttttaattatttgtggCATTTGCAAATAATTAATGtttatttacgaaatattttGATTATACAGATAAATCCGAGACATCTTGATTTTACTGGATTTCCAGAatccattttaattatttttggcaATCAACAATCAATTAATTTGGAGTCAAATAAGGTTTTAAACGTGATGATTGGTTCTAGGAAAAGCAAATTATATGTTTTCATTAATTGTATGACTTATATTTGTTGTTCTCATACCTTTTTATGGAAGTAAGTATCATCAAAAGTATATTAAGTTTTTCCCGTGATAATTTGTAATCTAATTTTAGAGCGTGACAcacaaaattatctattttttttttgaagaagataaaaataaatgcTTCTTTAACAAAGGTGAATAACGAACAAAATCTTACTAAATCATGTCAGCCACCATGTGCACCTTATTCAAGTGCCAAtgaaacactatatatatacgcGCACATGACTTTATAGGTATCAAAGCTgcaacataaagaaaaatagaatgagAAAAAAATCCCTAGGTAACttattcaatttcttgatttttgtgttctCTTCTGCTCTAATTTTTTTACTCATTATTTTAATTTCCAGACACAATTTTTTGTGTGATCTCTATGTGAAATGTgagtatatttttaagtatttatatatttttcaaagttGAAAGACGATAGATACATCCGGGTGTGTTTTTATACATATGGATAGATATGATACTACGTGATTTTTGAAATCGGGAGTTATGTTTTGAATTTGCTTTTTTGTTTAGATTACTATTTAGATTCCCTCTAGAAATTTCTAAAGAACTAGTGTACAATTACcttgttttgataaaatattggatgaatatttttatatgtagaaataaagaaagaatttcttatcataaataaagttaaaatcttttaatgttttttgtagttttctctttTCGTAAAGTCATGGCATTCAGCGAAGAGCATGGGAAAATGAGGTCTTCAGAAAGCGCTCAAAAGTTATTCCTATGGGAAAATTGACCGATCAAATCGGAGGAAGTTCCTATATCTTGCCTAGACTGAGAGTAGTTCACTTTTCGGGCTGCGATCCAATGAAGTTGTCTACTGATGAAGAAGGGAAGGCCAAAGGAAAGAAGTCAGAGATACATGAAAAGGCATGTGAAGAGGAACCCATCGTTAAGAATGAAAACACTGAGATGATTTTAATTGAAAATTACTTAGAGAGAGATCTTAAGCTACCACAAGAAAAGGTGAAAAGGTACAAAGAGGTTAGCCAAAGAAAGCCGGGCAAGTGGTTGGCAGAGGTTCGAGTCTTAGGTACTAAAGATCCAATCTGGATAGGAACTTTCAATACTGCTAAAGTAGCTGCTTATCCTTATGACGGGACTCTTATTGAAATGAAAGGTGCTGACGCCGTGACAAACATCCTCAAGACACCACCAAGATACACTTCACAAATGAAAATCAACTACATGAATCCACCATCTTCATCCATAGAT from Capsicum annuum cultivar UCD-10X-F1 unplaced genomic scaffold, UCD10Xv1.1 ctg78407, whole genome shotgun sequence carries:
- the LOC124894933 gene encoding ethylene-responsive transcription factor ERF070-like, with protein sequence RRAWENEVFRKRSKVIPMGKLTDQIGGSSYILPRLRVVHFSGCDPMKLSTDEEGKAKGKKSEIHEKACEEEPIVKNENTEMILIENYLERDLKLPQEKVKRYKEVSQRKPGKWLAEVRVLGTKDPIWIGTFNTAKVAAYPYDGTLIEMKGADAVTNILKTPPRYTSQMKINYMNPPSSSIDNARI